The Anaeromicrobium sediminis genome has a window encoding:
- a CDS encoding AI-2E family transporter produces MNNRKYSIKGYMNLLIVILIAITYYKFVDNLDSMYRNISAIINKVLSILKPFLGALIIAYILDPLVKWIEFKVLSRINNIKDKYKRPISIGLVVVFIGGLVTIILILIIPATISSIKDLVNNLPSYINKTEDKILELINLIDKKDSYNFVQILNENIKEMFNRLGHMATNGINNILDGVVIFTSKTLNIVLAGIVSFYMLMYKDRIISSTRRILRAYLDDDTVDGIEKFVIEGDKIFVKYVIGKSIDSLIIGIMAFVILTIIKSPYVLLISIIVTITNMIPYFGPLIGMIVGFMFVSFYSSTKALWVLILLFFLQQFDSFYLTPKILGNKIGINPIWIIFSIILGGSLFGIVGMFLGVPVVSVMLITFDKVVEKRLKNKNKFKKE; encoded by the coding sequence TTGAATAATAGAAAATATTCTATAAAGGGCTACATGAACTTATTAATTGTAATATTAATAGCCATTACATACTATAAATTTGTAGATAATTTAGATTCTATGTATAGAAATATAAGTGCCATAATAAACAAAGTATTAAGTATATTAAAGCCATTTTTGGGAGCATTAATAATAGCATATATATTAGATCCATTAGTTAAGTGGATAGAATTTAAAGTATTAAGTAGAATAAATAATATTAAAGATAAATATAAGAGACCTATAAGTATAGGTTTAGTTGTAGTGTTCATTGGAGGACTTGTTACTATTATACTTATTCTAATAATACCAGCTACCATAAGTAGTATTAAAGATTTAGTTAATAACCTTCCAAGTTATATAAATAAGACTGAAGATAAAATTTTAGAGTTAATTAACCTAATAGACAAAAAAGACTCATATAATTTTGTGCAAATATTAAATGAAAATATAAAAGAAATGTTTAATAGATTAGGACATATGGCAACTAATGGTATAAATAACATATTAGATGGAGTAGTTATATTTACATCTAAAACATTAAATATAGTATTAGCAGGTATAGTATCCTTTTATATGCTCATGTATAAGGATAGAATAATAAGTTCAACTAGACGTATATTAAGAGCCTATTTAGATGATGATACTGTGGATGGAATTGAGAAGTTTGTAATAGAAGGGGATAAAATATTTGTTAAATATGTTATAGGGAAATCTATTGATTCTTTAATCATAGGGATTATGGCATTTGTAATTTTAACTATTATTAAAAGTCCCTATGTATTATTAATTAGTATAATAGTTACTATTACAAATATGATTCCCTATTTCGGTCCATTAATAGGAATGATAGTAGGATTTATGTTTGTATCTTTTTACAGTAGCACTAAAGCTTTATGGGTACTCATATTATTATTCTTCTTACAACAGTTTGATAGTTTTTATCTAACTCCCAAAATTTTAGGAAATAAAATTGGAATAAATCCCATATGGATTATATTTTCTATCATATTAGGAGGAAGTTTGTTTGGTATAGTTGGCATGTTTTTGGGCGTTCCTGTCGTATCTGTAATGCTTATTACCTTTGACAAAGTAGTGGAAAAGAGATTGAAGAATAAAAATAAATTTAAAAAAGAATAG
- a CDS encoding (2Fe-2S) ferredoxin domain-containing protein — protein sequence MEISVCVGSACHLKGSQKVIKRLQELVKMKNLEDEIVIKASFCLGQCNDYVSVKVEDVISSVNESTVDKFFNENILGRL from the coding sequence ATGGAGATTAGTGTATGTGTTGGAAGTGCCTGTCATTTAAAAGGATCCCAAAAGGTAATAAAGAGATTACAAGAACTTGTTAAGATGAAAAACCTTGAAGATGAGATAGTTATAAAAGCATCATTCTGCTTAGGTCAATGTAATGATTATGTATCTGTAAAGGTGGAAGATGTAATAAGTTCTGTAAATGAAAGTACTGTGGATAAGTTTTTTAATGAAAATATTTTAGGGAGGCTTTAA
- the cwlD gene encoding N-acetylmuramoyl-L-alanine amidase CwlD gives MILIVRKRYIYLSLIIIILIGTLLLLMPDKFISTFKFNVSKVIILDAGHGGIDGGAVGKNGTTESKVNLQIALRLRELLEEQGIIVILTRDEDVGLYSDSGTIRKKKNEDLRERRKMMNGNNADLFISIHMNSFPESKYYGAQTFYPENSEESELLAKYIQEQLKKVLNNKNHREAKCKKDVYILKECSIPTVLVECGFLSNSQEEKLLLNNTYQEKVAWAMYVGILKYFEEID, from the coding sequence TTGATATTAATTGTAAGAAAAAGGTATATATATTTATCATTAATTATTATCATACTTATAGGTACATTGTTATTATTAATGCCAGATAAATTTATAAGTACTTTTAAATTTAATGTGAGTAAAGTAATAATATTAGATGCAGGCCATGGAGGAATAGATGGAGGGGCTGTGGGTAAAAATGGAACCACTGAAAGTAAGGTTAATTTACAAATAGCTTTAAGATTAAGGGAGTTATTAGAAGAACAAGGAATTATTGTGATCCTTACACGGGATGAAGATGTGGGATTATATTCTGATTCTGGAACCATAAGAAAGAAAAAAAATGAAGATTTAAGAGAACGCAGAAAAATGATGAATGGAAATAATGCTGACTTATTTATTAGTATCCATATGAATAGTTTTCCTGAATCTAAGTATTATGGGGCTCAAACCTTCTATCCAGAAAATTCTGAAGAAAGCGAATTGTTAGCTAAGTATATTCAAGAACAATTAAAAAAGGTTTTAAATAACAAAAATCATAGGGAAGCTAAATGTAAAAAGGATGTATACATATTAAAAGAATGTAGTATTCCAACGGTATTGGTAGAATGTGGTTTTTTAAGTAATTCACAGGAAGAAAAATTACTTTTGAACAATACATATCAAGAGAAGGTGGCCTGGGCCATGTATGTGGGTATATTAAAGTACTTTGAAGAAATAGATTAG